A single window of Achromobacter xylosoxidans DNA harbors:
- the cueR gene encoding Cu(I)-responsive transcriptional regulator: protein MNIGQAAQESGISAKMIRYYESIGLIGPALRKDSGYRVYSEHDLHTLRFVRRARDLGFSVEQMNELLALWRDRSRASADVKRIALEHVAELERKACALRDMAATLKHLAHNCHGDDRPDCPILEDLGRSH from the coding sequence ATGAACATCGGACAAGCCGCCCAGGAATCCGGCATCTCCGCCAAGATGATCCGCTACTACGAAAGCATCGGCCTGATCGGCCCGGCGTTGCGCAAGGATTCGGGCTACCGCGTCTACAGCGAGCATGACTTGCATACGCTGCGCTTCGTGCGGCGCGCGCGCGACCTGGGCTTCTCGGTGGAGCAGATGAACGAGCTGCTGGCGTTGTGGCGCGACCGCAGCCGCGCCAGCGCCGACGTCAAGCGCATCGCGCTCGAACACGTGGCCGAACTGGAACGCAAGGCCTGCGCCCTGCGCGACATGGCGGCCACGCTCAAGCACCTGGCGCACAACTGCCACGGGGATGATCGACCCGACTGCCCCATCCTGGAAGACCTGGGGCGCTCCCACTAA